The following proteins are encoded in a genomic region of Oceaniferula marina:
- a CDS encoding Amuc_1100 family pilus-like protein yields the protein MSWIQENTFVAGLVGVTAVVGGAFLFFGFSQGGAYNEKLEQFEELKSQYAQLEKQKPYPTSGHLAAREEGVEAYDEMIDEVRSKVLKFAPAKLEKMTPDQFRDVRVQMGEELRAAFTKAGTELPDGCLFGFENYEVDSARMNATAKLNYELEAIKWLLNQLAEVKPVSLNNIRRVELPEESGVVVQPEPVKGKGKKARRPKPGQSSGEAFGRVYEMMPVELSFTANEDAVRSFISEMVNSEKYYFAIRGARFRNERQTPPTHQDANFPADIIPAAGGADGGFAGFEGFIDDGESALGEEDSTEVAEDGAEDPVVQPAKPVVPAGELILKQVLGSENIQVHLCFDVILLTKKEEAESSKGKGKKATEDSSDDSSDS from the coding sequence ATGAGTTGGATTCAGGAAAATACATTTGTGGCCGGCCTGGTAGGGGTTACGGCAGTTGTGGGTGGTGCTTTTCTCTTTTTTGGGTTTTCCCAAGGTGGAGCATACAATGAAAAATTAGAGCAATTTGAGGAACTCAAATCGCAATACGCCCAATTAGAAAAGCAGAAGCCATACCCGACGAGCGGTCACCTTGCGGCCCGCGAAGAGGGGGTTGAAGCCTATGATGAGATGATCGATGAGGTGCGTTCGAAGGTGCTTAAATTTGCTCCGGCGAAGCTTGAGAAAATGACGCCGGACCAGTTTAGGGATGTGCGTGTTCAGATGGGGGAGGAGCTGCGTGCAGCATTCACCAAAGCTGGAACCGAGTTGCCCGATGGTTGTTTGTTTGGTTTTGAGAATTACGAAGTTGATTCGGCTCGGATGAATGCCACAGCCAAGCTGAATTACGAGCTGGAGGCCATCAAGTGGCTGCTGAACCAATTGGCTGAAGTGAAGCCCGTCTCGTTGAACAATATTCGGCGTGTTGAGTTGCCAGAGGAGAGCGGTGTGGTTGTTCAGCCTGAGCCAGTGAAAGGGAAGGGTAAGAAGGCCCGGCGTCCGAAGCCTGGTCAGAGCTCGGGTGAGGCATTTGGTCGCGTCTATGAGATGATGCCCGTCGAGTTGTCGTTTACCGCTAACGAAGATGCCGTTCGCAGTTTTATTAGTGAGATGGTGAACTCTGAGAAGTATTACTTTGCGATTCGCGGTGCTCGTTTTCGCAACGAGCGTCAAACCCCACCTACGCACCAGGATGCCAATTTCCCAGCGGATATTATCCCTGCCGCTGGTGGGGCGGATGGCGGTTTTGCTGGATTTGAAGGCTTTATCGATGATGGAGAATCCGCGCTTGGTGAAGAGGATAGCACTGAAGTGGCCGAGGATGGTGCCGAAGATCCTGTCGTTCAACCCGCCAAGCCGGTGGTTCCGGCCGGGGAGTTGATTTTAAAGCAGGTTCTGGGTTCTGAAAATATTCAGGTCCACCTTTGTTTTGATGTCATCCTGCTTACGAAAAAAGAAGAAGCTGAGTCTTCAAAAGGCAAGGGAAAGAAGGCAACTGAAGATTCGAGCGACGATTCGTCCGACAGTTAA
- the rho gene encoding transcription termination factor Rho, which yields MSEELEPVAEDNEPLTSESVPEPAAETAAEEAATEETATDEQKQSEKAPMPAEEVKPVLDLPESLVINELRLRPLSDIYAMLEVLPVKIPAKASKSQLIFELVSFYAREGVSLVGEGILEQAKDNYAMLRDPVKSFKTSPDDLYISGNMIREHGLTVGQKVKVELRGPKGRDKYISANEVLEVEGVPVDQYEKPKSFDHLTAMFPDQRVILENKETGMTPRVLDLIAPLGKGQRGLIVAPPRGGKTIMLKQIAKSIQLNHPEVELIILLLDERPEEVTDFEETVEAEVFSSTFDEPAKRHAQVSDLVMERAKRLVELGKDVVLLLDSLTRLARGHNNSQRGGPIGSGGLSPVALQQSRKFFGAARNCEEGGSLTILATALIETESKMDDVIFEEFKGTGNMEVRLDRELAEQRIYPAIHIPQSGTRNDDRLYHPAEMDKVLEIRRQLASLPIGEAIQTLLKNLSKTGTNAELLLSGLTIGGR from the coding sequence ATGAGTGAAGAATTGGAACCTGTTGCAGAGGATAATGAGCCTTTGACCTCTGAAAGTGTACCCGAACCAGCGGCGGAGACGGCTGCCGAAGAGGCGGCTACGGAAGAGACGGCTACGGATGAGCAAAAGCAATCGGAGAAAGCACCGATGCCAGCGGAGGAGGTGAAGCCTGTCTTGGATTTGCCGGAGTCATTGGTGATCAATGAGCTTCGCTTGAGGCCTCTGTCTGATATCTACGCCATGCTTGAGGTCTTGCCCGTTAAGATTCCGGCAAAGGCTTCGAAGAGTCAGCTGATATTTGAGTTGGTTTCCTTTTATGCGCGGGAGGGAGTATCGCTTGTGGGGGAGGGGATTCTCGAACAGGCGAAAGATAATTACGCGATGCTTCGCGACCCGGTAAAGAGTTTTAAAACGTCTCCTGATGATCTTTACATTAGCGGGAACATGATCCGTGAGCATGGCCTGACGGTAGGTCAGAAGGTGAAAGTTGAACTCAGGGGACCGAAGGGCAGGGATAAGTATATTTCGGCCAATGAAGTGCTTGAGGTTGAAGGCGTCCCGGTTGATCAATACGAAAAGCCGAAGTCATTTGATCATCTTACGGCCATGTTTCCAGATCAGCGGGTGATTCTTGAGAATAAGGAAACCGGGATGACCCCTCGCGTGTTGGATTTGATCGCTCCGCTCGGTAAGGGGCAGCGCGGTTTGATTGTGGCTCCACCACGTGGTGGGAAAACCATCATGCTCAAGCAGATTGCCAAATCGATTCAGCTGAATCACCCTGAAGTTGAGTTGATTATTCTCCTGCTGGATGAACGTCCTGAGGAGGTGACAGATTTCGAAGAAACCGTTGAAGCCGAAGTCTTTAGCTCGACCTTTGATGAGCCTGCGAAACGCCACGCCCAGGTGTCGGATCTGGTGATGGAGCGAGCTAAGCGCTTGGTGGAGTTGGGTAAGGATGTGGTCTTGCTCTTGGATAGTTTGACACGGCTCGCGCGAGGGCATAACAACTCTCAGCGTGGTGGACCGATTGGTTCCGGAGGTCTGAGCCCCGTGGCATTGCAGCAAAGTCGGAAGTTTTTCGGAGCTGCGAGGAATTGTGAGGAAGGGGGGAGCTTGACCATTCTAGCCACCGCCCTGATTGAGACCGAGAGTAAGATGGATGATGTGATTTTTGAGGAGTTCAAAGGAACTGGTAACATGGAGGTTCGTCTCGACCGTGAATTGGCTGAACAGCGGATCTATCCAGCTATCCATATCCCACAGAGCGGAACTCGTAATGACGACCGCCTCTATCACCCGGCAGAGATGGACA
- the coaE gene encoding dephospho-CoA kinase (Dephospho-CoA kinase (CoaE) performs the final step in coenzyme A biosynthesis.), whose product MNEKLQLVALTGGIATGKSTVARLFEDLYPSMVLFDADSVVRSLYANEEVIREIVDYFGHRSILQGGELDRAYLRHRAFAFPADRQFLEGVFHPRVREECLALLEISAKRAVSRLFVADIPLLFESGFDFGQSANLMVATSQATQVARLKKRNAWDDETVNGVICSQMPISAKMARADVVFWNEGPLDVLRRQCRRFIHSLGIGQ is encoded by the coding sequence ATGAATGAGAAACTTCAGCTTGTTGCCCTGACTGGGGGTATTGCCACAGGTAAATCCACGGTGGCTCGTCTGTTTGAAGACTTGTATCCTTCAATGGTGCTGTTTGATGCGGACTCTGTTGTGCGGTCCTTGTATGCGAATGAAGAAGTGATTCGGGAGATTGTCGACTATTTTGGCCATCGATCGATACTGCAGGGCGGAGAGCTTGATCGTGCTTATTTACGGCACCGAGCCTTTGCTTTTCCTGCAGATCGGCAGTTTCTCGAAGGGGTGTTTCATCCCAGAGTGCGCGAAGAATGTCTTGCATTGCTCGAGATAAGCGCTAAAAGAGCGGTGTCGCGCCTGTTCGTTGCGGATATCCCTCTCCTGTTTGAGAGTGGATTTGATTTTGGCCAGTCGGCCAATCTGATGGTGGCTACCAGTCAAGCCACTCAAGTTGCCCGACTAAAAAAACGCAACGCCTGGGATGACGAAACGGTGAATGGAGTAATCTGTTCCCAGATGCCCATCTCTGCCAAAATGGCACGAGCGGATGTGGTGTTTTGGAATGAAGGCCCATTGGATGTGTTGCGTCGGCAATGCCGGAGGTTCATCCATTCACTTGGAATTGGACAATAA
- a CDS encoding Amuc_1102 family pilus-like protein, translating to MKLLIHKEILAVVVLGASALFSPLMAQQMAKVSMGDPKFENLPSPQFSVGKNKSFKPKDWLECEVKFNVEMSRDYKQKFIDRVTVKWYVAIEDPQGGKRSVFLEKEVNHVNVPVGEDIYSSVYLSPAAIKRISGSDRASKRVVKSVGGEILVNGQAAYKGSGIFSSTGKAGWWRQISRYDKIPLRNKNETPFKFLWWDRYAEIEESRR from the coding sequence ATGAAACTTTTAATTCACAAAGAAATACTTGCTGTCGTCGTGTTAGGAGCCTCAGCATTGTTCTCGCCTTTGATGGCGCAGCAGATGGCAAAGGTCAGCATGGGAGATCCTAAATTTGAGAACCTTCCGTCGCCTCAATTTAGTGTTGGTAAAAACAAAAGCTTCAAGCCCAAGGACTGGTTGGAGTGTGAAGTGAAGTTTAATGTGGAGATGAGTCGGGATTACAAACAGAAGTTTATCGATCGCGTGACCGTGAAGTGGTACGTTGCGATTGAAGATCCTCAGGGAGGTAAGCGTAGCGTGTTTCTCGAGAAGGAAGTGAACCATGTGAACGTTCCTGTTGGAGAGGATATTTACAGTTCGGTTTATCTTTCCCCGGCCGCGATCAAGCGGATCAGCGGTAGCGACCGTGCCAGCAAGCGGGTGGTGAAGTCTGTGGGCGGGGAAATTCTCGTCAATGGACAGGCTGCCTATAAAGGTTCTGGTATTTTTTCCTCTACAGGGAAGGCCGGTTGGTGGCGCCAGATTTCCCGATACGACAAGATTCCATTACGAAATAAAAATGAAACCCCGTTCAAATTTCTCTGGTGGGATCGCTACGCAGAGATTGAGGAGTCCCGCCGATAG
- a CDS encoding Amuc_1098 family type IV pilus outer membrane protein, which produces METTPTQISMHDSGRDRTHNFGRPVSRKAAVLMAVAASMPMASNLAIAGDGGYGSYGGGSTSSIAQKEIARRARLVQQADQALALGRAAYAEQDYEEAVKQYKIAASLLPPGPALEDRRRSYYGHLGDASIALAQQYRRVGKYDEGRALLEDVLRRDPANLNAKKQLAYFDDPIRTSPALTYEHTQNVDKVRRHLYMGEGFYNLGKYDDADAEFRKVLRIDPYNKAARRWMEKVANIKSDYYRSAYDHTRAHLLQEVDAAWEMAVPAEVPVFVPKEQGGPTSGVAYLQQQLNTITIPMVDFDNTTVEEALDFLRLRSRELAPDSKINFIVRKPSVSGGGDSGIGADDLDPDADAGLNPNQLRIKELKLRDVPLGTVLQYICDATRLRYKLDEHSVVLLPLDSLEVNDLYTRSFVVPPDFIAQLMQGSDSSSDIDDDPFGGGGSSGGTTLSQRPGAKELLMKNGVNFPDKAFANHIAATSTLVVRNTLANLDIIEQVIEGMRIGGPRQVRILTKFIEISQENTDELSFDWIVTPFNVAGNSTFLGGGTVGNGSPRTGGDFISPVSGVTIPGIPSGTTQQVSNTSTAGLRSGDYATTRNSIDAILNNPTRTAQTGNVAPGILSLTGLYTDGQVQMIMRGLAQKKGSDIMTAPSVLARSGEKATIEVIREFIYPTEYEPPELPNSVGTNNSTGGIGGIGGGGASSFPVTPATPTAFETRNTGVTLEIEPTIGESNYTIDLRFAPEIVEFEGFINYGSPIQSPASDALGNPIQVTITENRIEMPVFSTRRVNTALTIYDGYTVSVGGLMSENVQNVEDKVPVLGDLPLIGRLFQSKAENHIKSNLIIFVTAEIIDAAGQRINNPTESVDTAPGMMDPPIMGVDGSDPLPNK; this is translated from the coding sequence ATGGAAACCACACCTACGCAAATATCCATGCACGATTCCGGTCGTGATCGCACCCACAACTTCGGTCGTCCTGTTAGCAGAAAAGCAGCTGTTCTTATGGCTGTGGCAGCATCCATGCCAATGGCCAGTAATCTGGCTATCGCCGGAGACGGCGGCTACGGATCCTACGGAGGAGGGAGCACATCAAGCATCGCGCAGAAAGAAATTGCGCGCCGTGCCCGCCTCGTTCAGCAAGCTGACCAAGCGCTCGCGCTGGGTCGCGCTGCTTACGCTGAGCAAGATTACGAAGAAGCTGTTAAGCAATACAAGATTGCGGCAAGTCTTCTGCCTCCTGGGCCAGCTCTTGAAGATCGCCGCCGCTCCTATTACGGTCACCTTGGTGATGCCTCGATTGCTTTGGCTCAACAATATCGCCGGGTAGGTAAGTATGACGAAGGTCGTGCCCTGCTTGAGGATGTGCTTCGCCGTGACCCTGCAAACTTGAATGCCAAGAAGCAGCTTGCTTATTTTGATGATCCTATCCGGACCAGCCCTGCTCTGACTTATGAGCACACCCAGAACGTCGACAAAGTTCGCCGTCATCTCTACATGGGTGAAGGGTTCTACAACCTCGGAAAATATGATGATGCCGACGCAGAATTCCGTAAGGTGCTCCGCATTGACCCATACAACAAGGCTGCTCGCCGTTGGATGGAAAAAGTGGCGAATATCAAGTCGGATTACTATCGTTCCGCATACGACCACACCCGTGCGCACCTTCTTCAGGAAGTGGACGCAGCGTGGGAGATGGCGGTTCCAGCCGAAGTGCCTGTCTTTGTTCCCAAGGAGCAAGGTGGGCCTACCAGTGGGGTGGCTTATCTGCAGCAGCAGCTGAACACCATCACCATTCCGATGGTGGACTTTGATAATACCACTGTGGAAGAAGCACTCGATTTCCTACGTTTGCGTTCCCGCGAATTGGCACCAGATAGCAAAATCAACTTCATTGTGCGCAAGCCATCCGTTAGCGGTGGTGGGGATTCCGGAATTGGTGCTGATGACCTCGATCCAGATGCAGATGCAGGATTGAATCCTAACCAACTTCGCATCAAGGAGCTCAAGCTTCGCGATGTGCCACTTGGAACCGTTCTTCAGTATATCTGTGATGCAACCCGCCTTCGTTACAAGTTGGATGAGCACTCGGTGGTGCTACTCCCCTTGGACTCGCTTGAGGTGAATGATCTTTACACCCGCTCTTTTGTTGTGCCGCCGGACTTTATTGCCCAGCTGATGCAAGGATCTGATAGCTCGTCTGATATTGATGATGACCCATTCGGTGGAGGAGGCTCATCAGGTGGAACGACACTTAGCCAACGCCCGGGAGCCAAGGAGCTCTTGATGAAAAATGGTGTGAACTTCCCTGATAAGGCATTTGCGAACCATATCGCAGCCACCAGTACGCTGGTTGTGCGTAACACCTTGGCGAATCTGGATATCATTGAACAGGTGATCGAAGGAATGAGAATTGGCGGTCCTCGCCAGGTTCGGATTCTCACCAAGTTCATTGAAATCTCTCAGGAGAACACGGATGAGTTGAGTTTTGACTGGATTGTCACACCGTTCAACGTTGCAGGTAACAGCACCTTCCTCGGTGGTGGAACCGTTGGTAATGGATCTCCACGAACCGGTGGTGATTTTATCAGCCCAGTTTCGGGTGTGACCATTCCTGGTATTCCATCTGGTACAACCCAGCAGGTTTCCAATACGTCAACAGCCGGTCTTCGGAGTGGTGACTACGCCACGACACGGAACAGTATCGATGCCATTTTGAACAATCCGACACGGACGGCTCAAACTGGCAATGTTGCTCCTGGTATTCTGTCTCTGACAGGTCTTTATACTGACGGTCAGGTGCAAATGATCATGCGTGGACTCGCTCAGAAGAAGGGGTCTGATATCATGACGGCTCCCAGTGTGCTCGCTCGCTCCGGTGAGAAAGCGACGATCGAGGTGATCCGCGAATTTATTTATCCAACTGAATACGAACCACCAGAATTGCCCAACAGTGTTGGAACCAACAATAGCACCGGTGGTATTGGTGGTATTGGTGGAGGCGGAGCCTCATCCTTCCCTGTGACTCCAGCGACGCCGACAGCCTTTGAAACGCGGAACACAGGTGTGACGCTTGAGATCGAGCCAACCATTGGTGAAAGTAACTACACCATCGATCTGCGCTTCGCTCCTGAGATTGTTGAATTTGAAGGCTTCATCAACTATGGTAGCCCAATTCAAAGCCCTGCAAGTGATGCTCTGGGTAACCCGATTCAGGTGACCATTACCGAAAACCGGATTGAGATGCCCGTCTTCTCCACTCGCCGTGTGAATACAGCCCTCACTATTTATGATGGCTACACCGTCTCTGTTGGTGGATTGATGAGTGAAAACGTCCAGAACGTGGAAGATAAGGTTCCTGTTCTCGGTGATTTGCCTCTGATTGGACGCCTATTCCAGAGTAAAGCGGAAAACCATATCAAGAGTAACCTGATTATCTTTGTGACAGCTGAGATCATCGATGCGGCAGGTCAACGGATTAATAATCCGACCGAAAGCGTGGACACTGCACCGGGTATGATGGATCCTCCAATCATGGGTGTTGACGGCTCTGACCCGCTCCCAAACAAGTAG
- a CDS encoding Amuc_1101 family PilM-like pilus complex protein gives MADAQATVALNIGSQRISMGVFKPSKNGGLILEKYDSSSILADPAAEMARLPQIRVAVSELAEKLKIGKTKVRYAISGQSVFTRFIKLPPIEDDNIEQLVAFEAQQHVPFPINEVIWDWQLLESGSGDKEVALVAIKGDALNDINDVILEAGQSTEEVDASPMALYNALRYNYPDLEETTLLIDIGAKTCNLVYLEGSRMFTRSVAVGGASITTAISKEYGVSFSEAETQKCSNGMVALNTAHTSQLDEATAALATVIRNALGKLPAEIARTTNYFRSQHGGKAPKQILLAGGGANLPFIADFFQEKLRLPIDFFNPLKRVSVGKGVDVDQVAAEAHQLGELVGLALRGLGKASLEIDLVPDVVSHERDVARRKPMLVAASAVLIGGLAIWSGANYMKKNAAGQEIRDLEDKIADLRQYSGDLEKLAKDEASLDVYKNQLVSSQRARTLWVNIIADLGKNFVSDSVWSVDFDPVINFKPGDEAAGGSPGQSVIIEGFASSEYGGSALTRIKAERPQTPQKGKKGKKGAAPAPVQPMINAVRIKGLWRGDKNGYRNVYKLINQLRAKSDYFVVPSQEELDIVLSDKLAEGAYAAPFEMTLALKKPIPAPDLIRFKR, from the coding sequence ATGGCAGATGCACAGGCTACGGTAGCGTTGAACATTGGCTCTCAACGCATTTCCATGGGGGTATTCAAGCCTTCGAAAAACGGAGGACTCATTCTCGAAAAATATGACTCTTCGTCGATTTTGGCAGACCCTGCGGCTGAAATGGCCCGCTTACCCCAGATTCGGGTGGCGGTTTCCGAGTTGGCTGAGAAGTTGAAAATCGGCAAAACGAAGGTTAGGTATGCGATTTCCGGCCAGTCGGTTTTCACCCGCTTTATCAAGCTGCCTCCTATTGAGGACGATAATATTGAGCAGTTGGTTGCCTTTGAGGCTCAGCAGCACGTTCCGTTTCCGATCAATGAGGTGATTTGGGATTGGCAGTTGTTGGAAAGTGGTTCAGGGGACAAGGAGGTTGCACTGGTTGCGATCAAAGGTGACGCGCTGAATGATATCAATGACGTGATTCTCGAAGCCGGGCAGAGTACCGAAGAAGTGGATGCTTCGCCGATGGCTTTATATAACGCCCTGCGCTATAACTACCCTGACTTGGAGGAAACCACTCTGCTGATTGATATTGGAGCCAAGACATGTAACCTCGTCTATCTTGAAGGTAGCCGGATGTTTACGCGGAGTGTGGCTGTCGGTGGAGCGTCGATCACCACGGCCATCTCCAAAGAGTATGGAGTGAGCTTTTCCGAGGCGGAAACACAGAAGTGTTCCAACGGGATGGTGGCATTGAATACCGCACATACCTCTCAGTTGGATGAAGCCACAGCAGCCTTGGCCACGGTGATTCGTAATGCTCTCGGTAAGTTGCCGGCAGAAATTGCACGGACAACCAACTATTTCCGCAGTCAGCACGGCGGTAAGGCACCAAAGCAGATTTTGCTAGCTGGCGGGGGGGCAAACCTTCCCTTCATTGCTGACTTCTTCCAGGAGAAGCTCCGTCTGCCGATTGACTTCTTTAATCCGCTGAAGCGTGTATCTGTCGGGAAAGGGGTGGATGTTGATCAGGTTGCAGCCGAAGCTCATCAGTTAGGTGAATTGGTTGGTCTGGCCCTGCGTGGACTTGGAAAAGCCTCATTGGAAATCGATTTGGTTCCCGACGTGGTATCGCATGAACGCGATGTGGCACGTAGAAAGCCCATGCTGGTAGCTGCTTCGGCAGTTCTGATTGGCGGTTTGGCCATCTGGTCTGGGGCAAACTACATGAAGAAGAATGCTGCAGGTCAGGAAATCCGAGACTTGGAGGATAAAATTGCAGACTTGAGGCAGTATTCCGGAGATTTGGAAAAATTGGCTAAAGATGAAGCCTCTCTGGATGTTTACAAAAATCAGCTGGTCTCGTCTCAGCGCGCACGAACCCTCTGGGTGAATATTATTGCGGATCTGGGTAAAAACTTTGTCAGTGATTCTGTTTGGTCGGTTGACTTTGACCCGGTAATTAACTTTAAGCCTGGCGATGAGGCTGCGGGCGGATCGCCTGGCCAATCGGTTATTATAGAAGGCTTTGCTTCGTCGGAGTATGGAGGTAGTGCCTTGACTCGTATCAAAGCTGAGCGGCCGCAGACTCCGCAAAAGGGTAAAAAAGGAAAAAAGGGAGCGGCTCCAGCCCCTGTTCAGCCAATGATTAATGCCGTGCGAATCAAGGGTTTGTGGCGCGGAGACAAAAATGGTTACCGCAATGTTTACAAGCTGATTAACCAATTGCGCGCCAAGTCGGACTATTTTGTGGTTCCTTCACAAGAGGAGTTGGACATCGTTTTAAGCGATAAACTTGCCGAGGGTGCTTATGCCGCCCCGTTCGAGATGACGCTTGCGCTTAAAAAGCCGATTCCGGCGCCCGATTTAATTCGCTTCAAGCGATAG
- a CDS encoding Amuc_1099 family pilus-like system protein, which produces MSWLSENYEKASLGGAVVVALACGAVVFSNKDAVDEAFAIPTVKRNTDVSVPGLEEIEDVRDSLDDTHVAEPPTTPSGRSVNLMTGVSLFARRNDLDNPVDLLQSGPVHPPIPNKWWLDNNLNPGYSDSTDRDPDEDGFSNMEEFVAKTDPNDFKSYPDPVVKLKALSVKSTQVQIKPSGFGDGKFKFKLQTLGERELNKMGQDPIAKGDNIVFRDELMKTRFKFKDVLDVEVDNHGIAQTVRIWVIEDLKPNKAGTLYRFDRRGHRTEEGEPKGVVDSTVELTLDALKQGGSPFTLEENVRFALPYDSKATGKPYLLKKVDRANKQVEVEYTDKDGNKKIHVMPYGK; this is translated from the coding sequence ATGTCCTGGTTATCAGAGAACTATGAAAAAGCATCCCTGGGAGGTGCCGTTGTTGTTGCCCTTGCATGTGGTGCCGTTGTTTTCAGCAACAAGGATGCTGTTGATGAGGCCTTTGCCATTCCGACGGTTAAACGCAATACGGATGTGTCCGTTCCCGGGTTGGAGGAAATTGAAGATGTCAGGGATTCCTTGGATGATACACACGTGGCGGAGCCGCCAACGACGCCTTCAGGGCGTAGTGTCAACCTGATGACCGGGGTGTCCCTTTTTGCACGCAGGAACGATTTGGATAATCCGGTCGACTTGCTTCAAAGTGGCCCTGTTCACCCTCCGATCCCCAACAAATGGTGGTTGGATAACAATTTGAATCCTGGCTATTCCGATTCTACGGATCGCGATCCGGATGAAGACGGTTTTTCCAATATGGAGGAGTTTGTGGCCAAAACAGACCCCAACGATTTTAAGTCCTATCCGGATCCTGTGGTGAAATTGAAAGCACTTTCTGTGAAATCGACTCAGGTTCAAATCAAACCGTCTGGTTTTGGTGACGGCAAATTCAAGTTCAAATTGCAGACCTTGGGTGAGCGGGAGTTGAATAAAATGGGTCAAGATCCCATCGCCAAGGGGGATAATATTGTCTTCCGTGATGAGTTGATGAAAACCCGCTTTAAGTTCAAGGATGTGTTGGATGTCGAGGTGGATAACCATGGCATTGCTCAGACCGTCAGAATTTGGGTGATCGAGGATCTGAAACCCAACAAAGCGGGGACACTCTACCGTTTTGACCGTCGAGGGCACCGAACTGAAGAAGGGGAACCCAAAGGGGTTGTTGATAGCACGGTGGAATTGACTCTGGATGCGCTGAAGCAGGGGGGAAGCCCATTCACGCTCGAAGAGAATGTTCGTTTTGCTCTACCATATGATTCCAAGGCGACCGGAAAACCTTACCTTTTGAAGAAGGTGGATCGCGCTAACAAGCAAGTCGAAGTCGAATACACCGACAAAGACGGAAACAAGAAAATTCATGTGATGCCTTACGGGAAGTAA